ctttgtctcctaaactatgttattttctcaaactcagaaccataaacaaatcctccatatcaacaggcatatatcaaatccatcctatcttgacaagatcacacatttactggcacacagacattgtggagccaagagatccacgcttgacctctcccctctctccggcccaagcaacttagtcttgacagagaCCAGATGACTGcaaaccccgccacagtattatacaaaaacattctgatgagaagtaacttacaaacatatgatgaatataaaacatcttacctatgttaccaactaattctgattattctccaacaagtgatacatgtattacataaagatgcagtagatgatatagagtacagtatatacgtatgcacatttaaatgttttactcacgttggctgctgtgaaggagagtccgcaggttttggtagcgggccatgtcagtggcaatGTATTGTCCTCacagcgagcaaagaagttgtttagttggTGTGGGAGCAAGAAATcggtgtccgcgacggggctggttttctttttgtagaccctgccacatacgtctcgtgtctgagccattgaattgcgactctactttgtctctatactgaaacTTAGCTTGTTTAAATGCCTtacagagggaatagctacactgtttgtattcggtcatgtttccggtcgacttgccatgattaaaagcaggtGTTcgcgtgctttcagttttgctcgaatgctgccatcaatccacagtttctggttggggaaggttttaatattcACCGTGGGTAccacatcaccgatgcacttgctaataaaatcgctcaccgagtcagcgtatacatcaatgttattatctgaggctatccggaacatatcccagtccacgtgatcgaagcgatcttgaagcgtggaatcagattggtcggaccagcgtcgAACAGACCTGAGCACTGACCACAGGTTCACCCAATGTGACATAAtaatgaaatgctgactacaGGTTTACCTCTCAacaattttgtattttatttaacctttacttaattaggcaagtcagttaagaacaaattgctatttacaatgacggcgtaCCCCAGCCAAACcaagacgacgctgggccaattgtgtgcagcCCCTACCGGGGACTCCCAACTATTTTGTGGCATCTAACCCAGCGTCGCCATCTTGcacaccttgtgtgtgtgtgaggtgtgtgcaTGCATTAATCTGTGTGTGTTACAGCAGGTCTTGCTCCACCCAGAcagtcttcctctgttcctcctggATTCTGTCTTTCACCACTCTGATGAGGTCATCAGGCCCAGCCCATTCCTCAGGCTCCAGACACGCATAGAGACACGGAacactctccagctctctctgctCCGACACACTCTGACAAACTCCTCCTCACTGTCCACACGAAGGGGCAGCTTCCTGTAGGAGACAGATGCAAGGGGTTAGAGGTGAGGGGTTAGGAAtactctccagctctctctctctgctccgacACACTCTGACAAACTCTTCCTCACTGTCCACACGCAGGGACAGCTTCCTGTAGGAGACAGATGcaaggggttagaggtcagcGTACCTTAGCTTCCTGATGTTCTTGTCACAGATCTTGATGTGGATGATGATTGGGTAGATCTCTCTCCTCAAAAGGTCTTTAACACAGCTCACGTCAGCCTCCATCAAACAGTGTTTACCCTGCAcacaacagacctgggttcaaatactatttcaaatatCTCAATTCCTTTCATATACATTTACAAATTGaacaagtagttgaatattggaatgtacttggaaatacacttggaaagtactggcatgtatttgaaaatactaaaATACACTGATTTAAATCCAATCATGTTTCTGGAAGGCTGCCCATGTGCTCCCTCTCTACCAAGGTGGTGACCCCTGAGTAATGATCTCCTGATCTCTAAACTGTCTTGTCACTCAGGTTTCTGGAAGGCTGCCCATGTGCTCCCTCTCTACCAAGGTGATGACCCCTGAGTAATGATCTCCTGATCTCTAAACTGTCTTGTCACTCATGTTTCTGGAAGGCTGCCCATGTGATGACCCCTGAGTAATGATCTCCTGATCTCTAAACTGTCTAGCGAACATTTTAGAATCTTCAATCAACACTCAACACTCAGCTTCAAAATGTACTTCAATAGTGGCTGATCAAGGACATGGTAAATATAAATATAGCAGATTTTTCTGTACATTGGCTggtagtctacacttgttgtattcggtacatgtgacaaattaaattagATGTGACTTGATTCAATTTTTTTGTTTAGAAAGCCCTCTTGTGAAAACTTCCTCCATACCTTACTTCATTGTTAAATGAGTGACATACGAGTCACCAGACCTGGTCACAGGGATGGTTAACTACAGAATTCAGGGAATCTGCATTGTTGTTTTGAACCCGTGTATGAAATTATCAAATTAAACAtgttggtcgcatacacatgtttagcagatgtaatACAGAGCTCTCTGCACCTTGATGCTCCGGGGCCTCCAGGGCAGTTCAAGTTGTTAATGGAGGACCTCAATGGAATGATCTGCAGAGCACTCTGCACCTTGATGCTCCTGGGCAGTTCAAGTTGTTTACACTACTGAACAACCGATTGGCACGTGTGTTTTTCTGTTGTTCATTAGAAAATAGTTTTCCTGACCAATTCTGCGTTTGGTTAATGATGTTTGTCCCCCTTGAGCCACTGTAGATGAAGAAGCCTATTTCACTCAAAACCCCCCAGAATTAATCTAAGacaatttaagaaatctgttttTGCCAAGGATGTTTTAGTTGCACatttttacatctaactaaggtgtTTGGTTTCTCAAGTAAAGAAATGGGCGTCGTGTCGTCTTATGTAACCAAGTTggagctgctgggcaggtctgtctcactgtctatgcTATTAGATAGAAACCCAACATTCATTTACCCGTTGTGACGCACGGATGTTCCAAACTCCGTTTTAGACGAGACTTTATGACCAAAAGGATCCTATTTACACTTCGGGATTTattgcttttcattttttttaaatgcagtcgCTCTTTAAAATGAAGGACCTCGTTGTTGAGGAATGTGTTTTCTTTTTAAATTGCTTGTCATATTGTGTGGTTTTATTACGTTGGAAAAGAGGccttggtctcaatgggactccctgctaaaataaaggttCTATAAAATAAATCAGTCAAGATGTAAAATAGTATGTACCTTTGCAGCAACAGCCTCTATGTTCTCAGGAGAGACAACCTCGTAGGTGTTGGTGTTCTTCTCTCTGGAGGAGATGATGGGTTCAATCCTCTGTCTCATTAAGAACTCTTCTTTAGTTAGGACATCTGGAATACATGACCTTTTATTAATATAATATAACAAAAtaatattaaacacacacacacacacacacaacccgaCCTGGTTTGCAGATGTTGAAGTCCATGGCTCCACCCATGTTGAGTATCTTCTGAATAATGGTCCGGGCCAGACTGTTTGGACTGATCAGAACCGGCCTCTTCCTCTGGACCCGCTGAGGGGAGACCAGGCTGTACGGAACCAGGTTCACACTCCTACTCACATCACTGTATGGGTCTGCAcagtcttcacacacacacacacacacacacacacacacacacacacacacacacacacacacattgtaaagGGTACAGGTTGTAGAGTGTATAATAatatatgctctctctaattctctcttttttctctctctcggaggacctgagccctaggaccatgccccaggactacctaacatgatgactccttgctgtccccagtccatctgaccgtgctgctgctccagtttcaactgttctgccttattattatacgaccatgctggtcatttatgaacatttgaacatcttggccatgttctgttataatctccacccggcacagccagaagaggactggtcaccccacatagcctggttcctctctaggtttcttcctaggttttggcctttctagggagtttttcctagccaccgtgcttctacacctgcattgcttgctgtttggggttttaggctgggtttctgtacagcactttgagatatcagctgatgtacgaagggctatataaataaatttgatttgatttgattttgattactATACAGCATAAATATATACAATGCTAATATACACGGCTCAaagaaaataaagggaacacttaaacaacacaatgtaactccaagtcaatcacacttctgtgaaatcaaactgtccacttaggaagcaacactgattgacaatacatttcacatgctgttgtgcaaatggaatagacaacaggtggaaattataggttctgcaggtggggaccacagaccacttctcagttcctatgcttcctggctgatgttttggtcacttttgaatgctggcggtgctttcactctagtggtagcatgagacagagtctacaacccacacaagtggctcaggtagtgcagctcatccaggatggcacatcaatgcgagctgtggcaagaaggtttgctgtgtctgtcagcgtagtgtccagagcatggaggcgctaccaggagacaggccagtacatcaggagacgtggaggaggccgtaggagggcaacaacccagcagtaggaccgctacttccgcctttgtgcaaggaagagcaggaggagcactgccagagccctgcaaaatgacctccagcaggccacaaatgtgcatgtgtcggctcaaacggtcagaaacagactccatgagggcccgacgtccacaggtgggggttgtgcttacagcccaacaccgtgcaggacgtttttcatttgccagagaacaccaagattggcaaattcgccactggtgccctgtgctcttcacagatgaaagcaggttcacactgagcacatgtgacagtctggagacacagtggagaacgttctgctgcctgcaatatcctccagcatgaccggtttggcggtgggtcagtcatggtgtggggtggcatttctttggggggccgcacagccctccatgtgctcgccagaggtagcctgactgccattaggtaccgagatgagatcctcagaccccttgtgagaccatatgctggtgcggttggccctgggttcctcctaatgcaagacaatgctagacctcatgtggctggagtgtgtcagcagttcttgcaagaggaaggcattgatgctatggactggcccgcccgttccccagacctgaatccaattgagcacatctgggacatcatgtctcgctccatccaccaacgccacgttgcaccacagactgtccaggagttggcggatgctttagtccaggtctgggaggagatccttcaggagaccatccgccacctcatcaggagcatgcccaggcgttgtagggaggtcatacaggcacgtggaggccatacacactactaagcctcattttgacttgttttaaggacattacatcaaagttggaacagcctgtagtgtggttttccactttaatcttgagtgtgactccaaatccagacctccatgggttgatatatttgatttccattgataatttgtgtgattttgttgtcagcacattcaactatgtaaagaaaaagtatttcataagaatatttcattcattcagatctaggatgtgttattttagtgtgttactatggttttctttgagactgtggtcccagcttttcaggtcattgaccaggtcctgccatgtagttctgtgatccctcaccttcttcattatcattgatgccccacgaggtgagatctggcatggagccccagaccgagcgTGATTGGTCATGCATGACCGTGATTGGtcatcttgcatggagccccagaccgagcgtgattgaccgtcatcttgcatggagccccagggcgtgattgaccgtcatcttgcatggagccccagaccgagggtgattgaccgtcatcttgcaTTCGTGATTATCATCTTGATGGAGCCCCAGACGAGTGTGattgagatcttgcatggagccccagaccgagcgTGAGACGGtcatcttgcatggagccccagggtgattgaccgtcatcttgcatggagccccagaccgagcgtgattgaccgtcatcttgcatggagccccagaccgagcgtgattgaccgtcatcttgaacttcttccattttctaataattgcgccaacagttgttgccttctcaccaagcctattgtcctgtagcccaacCCTGTGCAGGTCtccaattttatccctgatgtccttccacagctctctagtcttggccattgtggagaggttggagtctgtttgattgagtgtgtggacaggtgtcgtttatacaggtaacgagttcaaacaggtgcagttaatacaggtaatgagtggagaacgagggcttcttaaagaaaaactaacaggtctgtgagagccggaattttattggttggtaggtgatcaaatacttatgtcaagcaataaaatgcaaattaattacttaaaaatcatagtgATTTTccggatttttgttttagataccgtctctcacagttgaagtgtacctatgataaaaattacctctacatgctttgtatgtaggaaaaactgcaaaattggcagtgtatcaaatacttgttctccccactgttggtgtgtgtgtatagagagagagagagaaacagggtgtagggtgtataataatatacagcatatatatatatgagagagaaacaggtgtagtgtataggtgtgtgtgtatatatatgagagagaaacaggtgtagtgtataggtgtgtgtgtatatatatgagagagaaacaggtgtagtgtataggtgtgtgtgtatatatatgagagagaaacaggtgtagtgtataggtgtggtgtgtatgagagagaaacaggtgtagtgtatatatagagagagagagagaaacaggtgtagtgtataggtgtgtgtgtgagagagaaacaggtgtagtgtatagagagagaaaacaggtgtagtgtataggtgtgtgtgtagagagagagagagaaacaggtgtagtgtataggtgtgtgtgtagagagagagaaacaggtgtagtgtataggtgtgtgtgtgtatatagagagaaacaggtgtagtgtataggtgtgtgtgtgtatatagagagaaacaggtgtagtgtataggtgtgtgtgtgtatatagagagaaacaggtgtagtgtataagtgtgagtgtgtatatatagagagagaaacaggtgtagtgtataggtgtgtgtgtatatagagagagaaacagggcgTATAGGTAGTAGTGTACATGGTTTATGGTAGGATGTAGGTTTATGGTAGGATGTAGGTTTATGGTAGGATGTAGTTTGTGAATCCTGTCTCAGGGTTTTGAAGCCTGGTCTGGGCAGCGTTGGGTTTCCTGTAGTGTTTAGGGTGTAGTGTGCAGGGTGCAGGGCTTACCATCCTGTCTCAGGGTTTTGAAGCCTGGTCTGGGCAGCATTGGGTTTCCTGTAGTGTTTAGGGTGTATGGTGCAGGGCTTACCATCCTGTCTCAGGGTTTCGAAGCCTGGTCTGGGCAGCATTGGGTTTcctgtattgtatagtgtgtagtccttccagacccatatcaaacatctccaatccaaagttaaatctagaattggcttcctatttcgcaacaaagcatccttcactcatgctgccaaacatacccttgtaaaactgaccatcctaccaatcctcgactttggcgatgtcatttacaaaatagcctccaataccctactcaacaaattggatgcagtctatcacagtgcaatccgttttgtcaccaaagccccatatactacccaccattgcgacctgtacgctctcgttggctggccctcgcttcatactcgtcgccaaacccactggctccatgtcatctacaagaccctgctaggtaaagtcccccttatctcagctcgctggtcaccatagcatctcccacctgtagcacacgctccagcaggtatatctctctagtcacccccaaaaccaattctttctttggccgcctctccttccagttctctgctgccaatgactggaacgaactacaaaaatctctgaaactggaaacacttatctccctcactagctttaagcaccaactgtcagagcagctcacagattactgcacctgtacatagcccacctataatttagcccaaacaactacctctttcccaactgtatttaattttaatttatttattttgctcctttgcatcccattatttttatttctactttgcacattcttccattgcaaaactaccattccagtgttttacttgctatattgtatttactttgccaccatggccttttttgcctttacctcccttctcacctcatttgctcacattgtatatagacttgtttatactgtattattgactgtatgtttgttttactccatgtgtaactctgtgtcgttgtatctgtcgaactgctttgctttatcttggccaggtcgcaattgtaaatgagaacttgttctcaacttgcctacctggttaaataaaggtaaaataaaataaataaataaaataaaagggtGTAGGGTGCAAGGCTTACCATCCTGTCTCAGGGTTTCGAAGCCTGGTCTGGGCAGCGTTGGGTTTCCTGtagtgtttagggtgtagggtgcaagGCTTACCATCCTGTCTCAGGGTTTCGAAGCCTGGTCTGGGCAGCATTGGGTTTCCTGtagtgtttagggtgtagggtgcaagGCTTACCATCCTGTCTCAGGGTTTCGAAGCCTGGTCTGGGCAGCATTGGGTTTCCTGAGCTCACAATGCGAACACGCTCACTGCTGTTCATACGCTTATACTTATTATCCACCCTGCTgacaaactacacacacacacacacattgcactttactgaggaggtgtgtgtgtgtgtgtgtgtgtgtgtgtgtgtgtgtgtgtgtgtgtgtgtgtgtgtgtgtgtgtgtgtgtgtgtgtgtgtgtgtgtgtgaaggtgtgtgaaggtgtgtgtgtgtgttacctgtagtaTCTGTGTGATGAAGACGCTAGCTCTGGACATGCGAGGGCTGGATTTGGGGTCTGAGGACAGGCTGGACTCTTCAGGCTGTAAGCTGTTCTACACAAcataaacaacaataacaacaacagggTTATCAATGTTATCAACAACAAATCAAGACAGTTCAAGGTGTTTACATGTAGTTAGCTCATGGTTATTAAAGGGTTGATGGACACTGTAGAGtgcatggagaataagagcacctcctccaagctgcccactgcactgaggataggaaacactgtcactcgCCCCTTAAAGGGTTGATGGACACTGTAGAGtgcatggagaataagagcacctcctccaagctgcccactgcactgaggaaaggaaacactgtcactagcCCCATTATTAAAGGGTTGATGGACACTGTAGAGtgcatggagaataagagcacctcctccaagctgcccactgtaggataggaaacactgtctctCACCCCATTATTAAAGGGTTGATGAACACTGTAAAGtgcatggagaataagagcacctcctccaagctgcccactgcactgaggataggaaacactgtcactagcAACAAATCCAccataatcgagaatttcaatgagcatttttctacggctggccatgctcccccgccccgcttctccttcactcaATTCcaaacagctgatgttctgaaagagctgcaaattcTGGATCCCtataaatcagctgggctagacaatctggaccctctctttctaaaattatcctcaaaattcgtatcgtctgagatccccaaagattgaaagctgtcgcggtcatccccctcttcaaagggggagacaccttagacccaaactgttacagacctatatccatcctaccctgcctttctaaaatcttcgaaagccaagttaataaacagatcaccgaccatttgaatcccaccataccttctccactatgcaatctggtttccgagctggtcatgggtgcacctcagccacgctcaagg
This portion of the Oncorhynchus tshawytscha isolate Ot180627B unplaced genomic scaffold, Otsh_v2.0 Un_contig_344_pilon_pilon, whole genome shotgun sequence genome encodes:
- the LOC112240332 gene encoding caspase recruitment domain-containing protein 11-like isoform X3, producing MLPRPGFETLRQDDCADPYSDVSRSVNLVPYSLVSPQRVQRKRPVLISPNSLARTIIQKILNMGGAMDFNICKPDVLTKEEFLMRQRIEPIISSREKNTNTYEVVSPENIEAVAAKGKHCLMEADVSCVKDLLRREIYPIIIHIKICDKNIRKLRKLPLRVDSEEEFVRVCRSRESWRVFRVSMRVWSLRNGLGLMTSSEW
- the LOC112240332 gene encoding caspase recruitment domain-containing protein 11-like isoform X2 is translated as MVSLAPYTLNTTGNPTLPRPGFETLRQDDCADPYSDVSRSVNLVPYSLVSPQRVQRKRPVLISPNSLARTIIQKILNMGGAMDFNICKPDVLTKEEFLMRQRIEPIISSREKNTNTYEVVSPENIEAVAAKGKHCLMEADVSCVKDLLRREIYPIIIHIKICDKNIRKLRKLPLRVDSEEEFVRVCRSRESWRVFRVSMRVWSLRNGLGLMTSSEW
- the LOC112240332 gene encoding caspase recruitment domain-containing protein 11-like isoform X1, translated to MSRASVFITQILQFVSRVDNKYKRMNSSERVRIVSSGNPMLPRPGFETLRQDDCADPYSDVSRSVNLVPYSLVSPQRVQRKRPVLISPNSLARTIIQKILNMGGAMDFNICKPDVLTKEEFLMRQRIEPIISSREKNTNTYEVVSPENIEAVAAKGKHCLMEADVSCVKDLLRREIYPIIIHIKICDKNIRKLRKLPLRVDSEEEFVRVCRSRESWRVFRVSMRVWSLRNGLGLMTSSEW